In a single window of the Chionomys nivalis chromosome 11, mChiNiv1.1, whole genome shotgun sequence genome:
- the Fblim1 gene encoding filamin-binding LIM protein 1 — MASKPEKRVASSVFITLAPPRRDVAVTEEVGQAACEALQARPWETLAPTKTPGTGLSRNPNTWTPSGRTTASLPAAPPQLSNGGCPPPPPPLNDEDLDLFPPPPPPPSAYLPLPEDEPPALTGTSLISDLEQLHLPPPPPPPLTQPLPKESSVRPRPSDLRPSKEELPPPPEEPVTFPEREASTDVCGFCHKPVSPRELAVEAMKRQYHAQCFTCRTCRRQLAGQRFYQKDGRPLCEPCYEDTLEKCSKCGEVVRDHVIRAMGKAFHPPCFTCVTCARCIGDESFALDNQNQVYCVTDFYRKFAPVCSVCENPIIPSDGKDAYKIECMGRNFHENCYRCEDCSVLLSVEPTDQGCYPLNDHLFCKPCHIKRSAAGCF; from the exons ATGGCCTCCAAGCCCGAGAAGAGAGTGGCCTCTTCTGTTTTTATCACCCTGGCACCCCCACGCCGTGACGTGGCTGTGACTGAGGAAGTGGGCCAGGCAGCTTGTGAAGCCCTACAGGCCCGGCCCTGGGAGACCCTCGCTCCCACAAAGACCCCTGGGACTGGCTTGAGCAGGAACCCGAACACCTGGACACCCTCTGGCAGGACCACTGCCTCGCTCCCCGCAGCCCCACCCCAGCTCTCCAATGGAG GGTGCCCTCCCCCGCCTCCTCCCCTGAATGATGAGGACTTAGACCTCTTCCCGCCTCCCCCACCGCCCCCTTCGGCCTACCTGCCTCTCCCAGAAGATGAGCCTCCTGCCTTGACCGGAACATCGCTCATTTCTGACTTGGAGCAACTACacctgcccccgcccccacctccgCCTCTAACACAG CCTCTACCAAAGGAATCTTCTGTCCGGCCTCGGCCCAGTGACCTCAGACCCTCGAAAGAGGAGCTACCCCCTCCTCCAGAAGAGCCTGTCACCTTTCCAGAGAGAGAAGCCTCCACAG ATGTCTGCGGCTTCTGTCACAAGCCTGTGTCCCCTCGAGAGCTGGCTGTCGAGGCCATGAAGAGGCAGTACCATGCCCAGTGCTTCACCTGCCGCACCTGCCGCCGCCAGCTCGCTGGGCAGAGATTCTATCAGAAGGACGGGCGCCCCCTGTGCGAGCCCTGCTACGAG GACACTCTGGAGAAGTGCAGCAAGTGTGGAGAGGTGGTCCGAGACCACGTCATCCGCGCCATGGGCAAGGCCTTCCACCCACCCTGCTTCACCTGTGTTACCTGTGCCCGGTGCATCGGGGATGAGAGCTTCGCGTTGGACAACCAGAACCAGGTGTACTGCGTGACTGACTTCTACAG gaaATTTGCCCCCGTGTGCAGCGTCTGTGAGAATCCCATCATCCCCAGCGACGGGAAGGACGCCTACAAAATTGAGTGCATGGGTAGGAACTTCCACGAAAACTGTTACCGTTGTGAG GACTGCAGTGTCCTCCTCTCTGTGGAGCCCACCGACCAAGGCTGCTACCCGCTGAATGACCACCTCTTCTGCAAGCCTTGCCACATCAAGCGGAGTGCTGCTGGGTGCTTCTGA